The Phaseolus vulgaris cultivar G19833 chromosome 10, P. vulgaris v2.0, whole genome shotgun sequence DNA window CCGCCGCTACCGCCACCGCGCGCTATGGCTACTTCCGGGTACGGTGCGGCGGACCGCGTTCCCAACGTGGACCGCTGCTGAAAGGCCGAATCCTGAGCATCGAAGCAATCCAAGCCATCCAAACCCTAAAACGCCTCCACCGAACCAACCCTCCGAACCTCTCCTCCCTCCTCTCCAACACCCTCATGCGCCTCCTCAAATCCGACCTCCTCGCCACCCTCCGGGAGCTCCTGCGCCAGGGCCACTGCGCCCTCGCCCTCCGCGTCTTCTCCACCCTCCGCGCGGAATACGGCGCCGAATTATCCCTCTACGCCGATATGGTCCAGGCCCTCGCCGCCTCCGATATGCACGAGGACATAGACCGTCTGATCCTCGAACTCGAAGATGAGAATGAAATCAAGTGCGACGATCACAAGGGGCTTGCCAGCTTGATCAAGGCCGTCGTTGCTGCCCGGAGGAAAGAATCAACGCTCAGGCTTTACGATTTGATGAAGAAGAGTGGATATGGAACCGTCACTGAGCTCGATGAGTACGTGGTTAAGGTTTTGGTTTATGGATTCAAGAGTTTCGGGGAAGAGGCTCTCGCTGAAGAACTTCAACAGCATTACAAAATGTCACTTGCGAAGTTACCTGGTGCTCAATTCAACACCTTCCGCATTTAGCCAactttgtaaatattttatttctatatagtGATTAGGTAGCTGTAGAAGAAAGTCACGGCAAGTCTTAATTCATTCTTTTGCATCTTTGATTGGAATACACTTCACACTGTTactgtaagtttttttttttttttttttttttttttctgtttgatCACTTCTGATTAATTTGAAGGAGGAAACTTCTTGCTCGAGAAAATCCTCTGATTGTTAGGGTAAACTTTGgctgttatatatatatataatctaaaagtcataccatttcaataatttattcaGAATTCGGTGTGTTTGTTCTCCAGTTAAACATGAGGTTTGAAGCATGCTGTTAGATTATTGGTCTCATTGCCCTGATTGATTAGTGATGAGGCAGCCATAGTTATttggataatttattttgtattgtaTTTTGTCTGTATGtagattaattttaatatgtacTAGAAAGAGATGCACATGATAAAGCTTAGTCAATAGATCTTAAAGGAAATGATGAATGTTTTTAGTTCTTTTAGATTACCGCTTCATGTATAAGTATCAAAAGGGTAATTACTCGTTGGTAACACTTTCCAATTTCaatctttaaatatttatttatgaattgtTTGACAGCTTAAAAGTAATAGTGCACGGTTCAATTGCAAGATGCTCAAGAGTTATTTTGGAAGTTAAAAGTTGAGGTAATTTGAGCTGAGGCTAAATGTTGTACTGTTACTTTTGGTTGTTCAATCAATTCTGTGCTTGGAACTATTCAtgtataataactatttttaatgtATGTGACTTGCATtgttcataaattaaaaattactgTGGTCAATGTAGATAGAATTAGTTGATTTCATGGTGAGAACCGAGAAGCACTGAGTGAGTAAATTTGGTGCAGCCAAAAGAATATGGTTACCAAAAGTATGTACTCACTCCTATGTTGTCCTGAAAGACACCAGAACCCCAATGTTGGTCACAGTGATCTCAGCCCTTTCAGATTGGAAAAATCAAAACATGATATTTCTGGCTACGTAGGAAGTGGTTCTGCTTTTGCCTGTGGTGCTCTTCAGCTTGGCTATTGTGTTCTTGCTTTGTCGTTGAAGGATGGTTTGAAGTTGCTAACATCTGTGTTGGGTTGTCTACTCtgttttttattactttatttgTTTATCCTCATTTCAGAATAGTGCTTTTCTTCATGAAACTTCTCTAAAAGGACTTGATATCTTCCTAATAGATTTTTGGGGGTACCCACGACTTCAAAATCAAACACCAAATGTTTAAGGGGTCTTGTGAAATAATTTGACTTCCAGCTTGAAGCTCAACAGGAAGGGAGCTCATTGGAAAT harbors:
- the LOC137818872 gene encoding protein THYLAKOID ASSEMBLY 8, chloroplastic-like — its product is MALSLFQNPTFLKSQFQSQPQIAAATATARYGYFRVRCGGPRSQRGPLLKGRILSIEAIQAIQTLKRLHRTNPPNLSSLLSNTLMRLLKSDLLATLRELLRQGHCALALRVFSTLRAEYGAELSLYADMVQALAASDMHEDIDRLILELEDENEIKCDDHKGLASLIKAVVAARRKESTLRLYDLMKKSGYGTVTELDEYVVKVLVYGFKSFGEEALAEELQQHYKMSLAKLPGAQFNTFRI